A stretch of Episyrphus balteatus chromosome 2, idEpiBalt1.1, whole genome shotgun sequence DNA encodes these proteins:
- the LOC129908442 gene encoding uncharacterized protein LOC129908442 isoform X2 — translation MPTTLDPAITTSALLKAYDHANNEDELPSGRYGRAINDSPSSQCRGTPARLCKTRYNTTAPMYGVSLTSGQPVTIVQKFPDLLQQVVFEVCESSECDVVRGECTQTYVPYLFLVIPLGPVTLTGQDYVLVESGCVCKPKYSTGAPQEPNMIP, via the exons ATGCCAACTACACTTGATCCAGCAATTACAACAAGTGCTCTCCTGAAAGCCTATGATCATGCTAATAATGAGGACGAGCTTCCCAGTGGTCGATATG gtCGAGCAATCAACGATTCACCATCATCACAATGCAGGGGTACACCAGCCCGTCTATGTAAAACACGCTACAACACTACAGCTCCAATGTACGGTGTAAGTCTTACATCAGGTCAACCAGTTACCATTGTCCAAAAGTTCCCAGATCTTTTGCAGCAAGTTGTCTTCGAAGTATGCGA ATCATCTGAATGTGATGTGGTTCGTGGAGAATGCACACAAACGTATGTCCCCTATTTGTTCTTAGTGATTCCTCTGGGTCCCGTAACACTGACAGGTCAGGATTATGTGTTAGTTGAAAGTGGATGTGTTTGCAAACCTAAATACTCAACGGGAGCACCACAAGAACCAAATATGATACCATAG
- the LOC129908442 gene encoding uncharacterized protein LOC129908442 isoform X1 yields the protein MPRILAVARTFSNWNGNSRRGRQNKMPTTLDPAITTSALLKAYDHANNEDELPSGRYGRAINDSPSSQCRGTPARLCKTRYNTTAPMYGVSLTSGQPVTIVQKFPDLLQQVVFEVCESSECDVVRGECTQTYVPYLFLVIPLGPVTLTGQDYVLVESGCVCKPKYSTGAPQEPNMIP from the exons ATGCCCCGTATCCTAG CTGTTGCGAGGACATTTTCAAACTGGAATGGAAATTCAAGAAGAGGAAGACAAAACAAAATGCCAACTACACTTGATCCAGCAATTACAACAAGTGCTCTCCTGAAAGCCTATGATCATGCTAATAATGAGGACGAGCTTCCCAGTGGTCGATATG gtCGAGCAATCAACGATTCACCATCATCACAATGCAGGGGTACACCAGCCCGTCTATGTAAAACACGCTACAACACTACAGCTCCAATGTACGGTGTAAGTCTTACATCAGGTCAACCAGTTACCATTGTCCAAAAGTTCCCAGATCTTTTGCAGCAAGTTGTCTTCGAAGTATGCGA ATCATCTGAATGTGATGTGGTTCGTGGAGAATGCACACAAACGTATGTCCCCTATTTGTTCTTAGTGATTCCTCTGGGTCCCGTAACACTGACAGGTCAGGATTATGTGTTAGTTGAAAGTGGATGTGTTTGCAAACCTAAATACTCAACGGGAGCACCACAAGAACCAAATATGATACCATAG